From a single Lolium rigidum isolate FL_2022 chromosome 7, APGP_CSIRO_Lrig_0.1, whole genome shotgun sequence genomic region:
- the LOC124674842 gene encoding U11/U12 small nuclear ribonucleoprotein 48 kDa protein-like — MEPPPPPPPPPSLPSVLANLRSLLSAASSALSSLPSPLLPSTTTTTTTTSTLTAPPPTTPLPVPSSPTSAVPLPLPATPAPYHDCPAVVRSTNPPPPSTSLPAFLAAHCSSSSSPTTVPALSPPPRILPSELCLLRRELDSWGTHHLPGSYSYPTARVVKALRPGAPHWETQLQRWLLATSPSHGVAIDAATRDHMFLLVKLCLTAAAAEAERSLEQHALNGQSGEFRVDPRALTFECPRLADGVSWLAAQLEVLYGKGGGGFLAVAAVKEAILRLGYCLAAGVGGSSGEEGGSEVRDTGADGRILLSQVAAAVAALHERLSLEKKIRALQAPRPSKHQLLVEYSQVLERGHVERSKRPDYRPVLEYDGILPRRGDNQESGRSKTREELLAEERDYKRRRMSYRGKKMKRNPTEILRDIIDEHMEDIKQAGGVDCLAEAPSEIAQNMLKTNSDGGAYHGSYYPTNRSYDKAVLGSRLPSRENSPHSDSFGRVSSRSHDTRDSYGNTRYENSRHQYQNASEHTKGGTRESENAMNRGYSDQHENDTHKRSTNDQSKYGHMYKSTSDYHSESTDRSTRSTQTPKSLEREYGGMSGNRSNDRTRRNQSLHRSMPLNKDQFSDRYDPQSRYSDEDLPRSVCYDVSDGKHEIYHDEIHPRERHIRKRDHNH; from the exons atggagccgccgccgccgccgcctccaccaccctCCCTGCCGTCCGTTCTCGCAAACCTGCGGTCCCTcctctccgccgcctcctccgccctatcctccctcccctcccctctcctcccctccaccaccaccaccaccaccaccacctccaccctcACCGCACCCCCGCCCACCACCCCGCTCCCCGTCCCCTCCTCACCGACCTCCGCAGTCCCGCTCCCCCTCCCCGCCACGCCCGCCCCCTACCACGACTGCCCGGCCGTCGTCCGCTCCACCAACCCACCGCCCCCCTCCACCTCCCTccccgccttcctcgccgcccactgctcctcctcctcctcccccaccaCCGTCCCAGCCCTCTCCCCCCCACCCCGcatcctcccgtccgagctctgCCTCCTGCGCCGTGAACTGGACTCCTGGGGCACCCACCACCTCCCTGGATCCTACTCCTACCCCACTGCCCGCGTGGTGAAGGCACTTCGCCCCGGCGCCCCGCACTGGGAGACCCAGCTACAGCGCTGGCTCCTCGCGACCTCCCCGAGCCACGGCGTCGCCATCGACGCGGCCACTCGAGACCACATGTTCCTGCTAGTCAAGCTGTGCCTCACCGCTGCAGCCGCGGAGGCCGAGCGCTCGCTGGAACAACACGCCCTAAACGGGCAGAGCGGGGAGTTCCGTGTTGATCCGAGGGCTCTGACGTTCGAGTGCCCCAGGCTGGCCGATGGCGTCTCGTGGCTGGCTGCGCAGCTCGAGGTCCTCTACGGGAAGGGCGGTGGCGGGTTCCTTGCGGTTGCAGCGGTGAAGGAGGCGATTCTGCGGCTGGGGTATTGTTTGGCTGCTGGTGTTGGTGGAAGTTCCGGTGAAGAAGGAGGAAGTGAGGTGAGGGATACTGGGGCAGATGGCCGTATATTGCTTTCCCAGGTTGCTGCCGCCGTTGCGGCCTTGCATGAGAGGCTGTCCCTGGAGAAGAAGATCAGGGCTCTGCAAGCGCCACGCCCCTCCAAACATCAACT GCTGGTTGAATATTCACAAGTACTGGAACGAGGCCATGTTGAGAGGTCAAAACGGCCAGACTACAGACCTGTTCTGGAGTATGATGGAATTCTACCGCGTCGAGGGGATAACCAG GAATCTGGTAGATCCAAGACAAGGGAGGAACTCTTAGCTGAAGAACGAGATTACAAGAGAAGAAGAATGTCTTACCGCGGCAAGAAAATGAAACGAAATCCAACAGAG ATATTAAGAGACATAATTGATGAGCATATGGAGGACATAAAACAGGCAGGTGGGGTTGATTGTCTTGCAGAAGCTCCTTCTGAGATTGCACAAAATATGCTCAAGACCAATTCTGACGGAGGCGCATACCATGGAAGTTATTATCCTACTAACAGGTCTTATGATAAGGCAGTTTTGGGTTCTCGATTACCTAGTCGTGAGAACTCACCACATAGTGATTCTTTTGGAAGAGTTTCATCAAGGAGCCATGACACAAGGGATTCATATGGCAACACAAGATATGAAAATAGTAGACACCAGTACCAAAATGCATCTGAACATACCAAAGGAGGGACCAGAGAATCTGAAAATGCAATGAATCGAGGCTATTCTGACCAGCATGAGAACGACACACATAAAAGAAGCACCAATGATCAAAGCAAATATGGTCATATGTATAAGAGTACCTCGGATTACCATTCTGAATCAACTGATCGTTCCACTCGGTCGACACAAACACCAAAATCACTGGAGAGAGAATATGGCGGCATGTCAGGAAATAGAAGCAATGATAGAACTAGAAGAAATCAGAGTCTCCATAGGTCAATGCCTCTAAACAAAGATCAGTTCAGTGATAGATATGATCCCCAAAGCAGATATTCTGACGAAGATCTTCCAAGAAGCGTGTGTTATGATGTGTCTGACGGAAAGCATGAAATATACCATGATGAGATTCATCCTCGTGAACGTCATATAAGAAAGCGTGATCACAATCACTGA